Proteins from one Triticum aestivum cultivar Chinese Spring chromosome 7A, IWGSC CS RefSeq v2.1, whole genome shotgun sequence genomic window:
- the LOC123147686 gene encoding vesicle-associated membrane protein 714, with product MAIVYALVARGTVVLAEFAAVSGNAGAVARRILEKLPSEAEARLCFAQDRYIFHVLRSPADGLTFLCMANDTFGRRVPFIYLEDIQMRFMKNYGRVAHSALAYAMNDEFARVLHQQMEFFSSNPSADTLNRLRGEVSEIHTVMVDNIEKILDRGDRISLLVDKTSTMQDSGFHFRKQSKRLRRALWMKNVKLLAVLTAVIVLLLYLIIAAFCGGLSLPSCRS from the exons atggcgatCGTGTACGCGCTCGTGGCGCGGGGCACGGTGGTGCTGGCCGagttcgccgccgtctcgggcaaCGCCGGCGCCGTCGCCCGCCGCATCCTCGAGAAGCTCCCCTCCGAGGCCGAGGCGCGCCTCTGCTTCGCGCAGGACCGCTACATCTTCCACGTCCTCCGCTCCCCCGCCGACGGCCTCACCTTCCTCTGCATGGCCAACGACACCTTCGGAC GGAGAGTTCCCTTCATTTATCTCGAGGACATCCAGATGAGGTTCATGAAGAACTACGGCAGGGTCGCCCATTCCGCGCTGGCCTATGCCATGAACGACGAGTTCGCCAGGGTGCTGCACcagcaaatggagttcttctccaGCAACCCCAGCGCCGACACGCTCAACCGCCTCCGCGGCGAAGTCAGCGAG ATACACACCGTCATGGTTGACAACATAGAGAAGATTCTGGACAGAGGCGACCGCATCTCGCTTCTTGTAGACAAGACCTCCACAATGCAGGACAGCGGTTTTCACTTCCGCAAGCAATCCAAGAGGCTTCGGAGAGCTCTCTGGATGAAGAATGTCAAGCTTCT AGCGGTGTTGACGGCGGTCATTGTGCTGCTACTTTACCTGATCATTGCGGCTTTCTGCGGAGGCCTGTCCCTTCCATCGTGCAGATCATAG